A region of Clostridiales bacterium DNA encodes the following proteins:
- a CDS encoding glycoside hydrolase family 3 N-terminal domain-containing protein: protein MGERFRAEKYRDKSLKLLSRMTLKEKIGQMSLFGSLKETKMEYLREGLVGGFLNVYGAAKVNELQKVAFEQTRLGIPLLIGDDVIHGFRTIFPIPLATSCSWDLDKIKYSESIAAREASASGINWIYAPMVDISRDPRWGRIAEGAGEDPYLGCKIARARVQGFQSINPETNYPYVAACPKHFAAYGLSEGGRDYDGADISEHTLNSVYMPPYKAAVDAGAMSIMSSFNTINGEPASGSKKFLTDILKNEYGFEGFVVSDWESIMELIYHRVAKDRKDAARLGVKAGNDMDMHSGVYMENLEQLVNEDPELLNCINESVTRILCVKFALGLFDNPYKNTENENIQLCDEFRNAARDMARRSMVLLKNEGHILPLKKTGGKILVTGPLADAARDMIGMWGCKGNEHDAVTLLQALKNTGDNTIEYIKGCDFENGCSCDFEKAKNMARDCDVIIYACGEPESWTGEIHCRSDISLPKIQNQYLDVLKSTGKPVVAVLMTGRPLACEFLDQNADAILLAWHGGIEAGNACSDIIFGDYAPAGKITATFPRSTGQIPVFYSRLSSGRPYEMFKRYIDVDVTPLYPFGYGLTYADIEYSNIKIENPYIKKGDILSVKADVTNKSNITSEEVVQAYFMDVVSSIATPVRRLCDFVKTEIPANTTKTISFKIPAERFAFLDRQSKPVLEKGEFRLFIGTDSNCKLKASFYVTE, encoded by the coding sequence ATGGGAGAAAGGTTTCGAGCAGAAAAATACAGAGATAAATCCTTGAAACTGTTAAGCAGAATGACTCTGAAAGAAAAAATCGGTCAAATGTCTTTATTTGGCTCGCTGAAAGAAACTAAAATGGAATATTTGAGAGAAGGCCTGGTAGGCGGCTTTTTAAACGTATATGGCGCAGCAAAAGTAAATGAACTGCAAAAAGTCGCATTTGAGCAAACCCGCCTGGGGATACCTTTGTTAATTGGAGATGATGTAATCCACGGTTTCAGGACTATTTTCCCGATACCTCTTGCCACATCCTGCAGCTGGGATTTGGACAAGATCAAATATTCTGAAAGTATTGCCGCAAGGGAGGCCTCTGCGTCGGGCATAAACTGGATATACGCTCCTATGGTGGATATATCCCGCGATCCAAGATGGGGACGTATTGCAGAAGGAGCAGGAGAGGATCCCTATTTGGGATGCAAAATCGCCAGGGCAAGGGTACAGGGTTTCCAGAGCATAAATCCTGAAACAAATTATCCATATGTTGCAGCCTGCCCGAAGCATTTTGCCGCATACGGCCTATCCGAAGGCGGCCGTGACTACGATGGCGCCGATATATCCGAGCATACCCTAAACAGCGTATATATGCCTCCATATAAAGCTGCCGTCGATGCAGGCGCAATGTCTATAATGAGTTCGTTCAACACCATAAATGGCGAGCCTGCCAGCGGAAGCAAAAAATTTCTGACAGATATTTTGAAAAATGAATATGGTTTTGAAGGTTTCGTTGTATCTGATTGGGAATCGATTATGGAACTTATTTACCACAGGGTTGCAAAAGACAGGAAAGATGCCGCACGTCTTGGTGTTAAGGCGGGAAATGATATGGACATGCATTCCGGCGTATATATGGAAAACCTGGAGCAACTGGTTAATGAAGATCCTGAACTGTTAAACTGTATAAATGAAAGTGTAACGCGTATTTTATGCGTCAAGTTTGCCCTCGGCTTATTCGATAACCCGTATAAGAACACTGAAAATGAAAACATCCAGTTATGCGATGAATTTAGAAACGCCGCGCGCGATATGGCAAGACGTTCGATGGTGCTTTTAAAAAATGAAGGGCACATACTTCCGCTAAAGAAGACCGGCGGCAAGATCCTTGTAACGGGCCCTCTTGCAGACGCTGCTAGGGATATGATAGGCATGTGGGGATGTAAGGGCAATGAGCATGACGCGGTGACACTGCTTCAGGCATTAAAAAACACCGGTGATAATACTATTGAATACATAAAAGGCTGTGATTTTGAAAATGGATGCAGTTGCGATTTTGAAAAAGCCAAGAATATGGCAAGGGACTGCGACGTTATTATATACGCTTGCGGAGAACCTGAATCCTGGACAGGTGAGATTCACTGCCGCAGCGATATATCTTTACCAAAAATACAGAATCAATACCTCGATGTTTTAAAATCGACAGGGAAACCTGTGGTTGCAGTACTTATGACCGGACGCCCATTGGCATGTGAGTTTTTAGACCAAAATGCCGATGCGATTCTGCTTGCCTGGCATGGCGGTATTGAAGCCGGAAATGCCTGCTCTGATATTATCTTCGGGGACTATGCCCCCGCCGGCAAAATTACCGCCACATTCCCACGTTCTACAGGACAAATTCCTGTTTTTTATTCCAGGCTGTCAAGCGGAAGACCTTACGAGATGTTCAAAAGATACATCGATGTTGATGTTACACCCCTTTATCCATTTGGTTATGGCCTTACATATGCGGATATCGAATATTCCAATATTAAAATAGAGAATCCATATATTAAAAAGGGTGATATTTTATCTGTAAAGGCGGATGTGACCAATAAAAGCAATATAACATCCGAAGAAGTTGTACAGGCATATTTTATGGATGTTGTAAGTTCCATTGCAACGCCTGTAAGGCGTCTATGCGACTTTGTAAAAACCGAGATACCTGCAAATACGACTAAAACAATATCATTTAAAATTCCGGCTGAACGTTTCGCTTTCCTGGATAGGCAGTCGAAACCCGTATTGGAAAAGGGAGAATTCAGATTGTTTATAGGAACAGACAGCAATTGTAAACTGAAAGCCTCTTTTTATGTTACAGAATAA
- a CDS encoding anaerobic sulfatase maturase, with the protein MAKIYTGSLIMPVSGNCNLSCAYCYRAQMRDNNVKRMSFDVLERFIAQYIELNPVMPSFGWQGGEPLLAGLDFYKKVIELQCKYKKSNTAVSNSIQTNATLVNDGWAKFFKENDFLVGVSIDGPSEYHDSLRVDSSGGPTLKRVLRGVGYLRKYDVDFNILLTINKYNVKHAVKVFRYLINKGFYYVQLIPVTDFNDRGEPSAYTITPDEYTNFICTILNEWIKLDNPSVYVNIIDILLHSYLGYKPPYCVFNRLCDKMITVDYNGDVYPCDFFAEEKYKIGNIMESDINDMFKMQSYKSYIGNMHALPDECKVCRWFFTCHGGCMRHMDVFKKGVKENYFCRSYKKIFEYYFDTFNRVKNSPRNSNLRNFLLSLQE; encoded by the coding sequence TTGGCTAAGATATATACAGGCTCGTTAATCATGCCGGTTTCCGGTAATTGTAATTTGAGTTGTGCATATTGCTACAGGGCACAGATGCGGGATAATAATGTTAAAAGAATGTCTTTTGATGTACTTGAAAGGTTTATAGCGCAATATATTGAATTGAATCCGGTAATGCCGTCGTTTGGATGGCAGGGAGGAGAGCCGCTTTTAGCAGGGCTCGATTTTTATAAAAAAGTTATCGAACTTCAATGCAAGTACAAAAAGAGCAACACGGCAGTATCCAATTCGATTCAGACAAATGCTACATTGGTAAATGACGGGTGGGCAAAATTTTTCAAAGAGAATGATTTTCTGGTAGGCGTCAGCATCGACGGTCCTTCGGAATACCATGATTCTTTAAGAGTCGATTCAAGCGGCGGACCTACACTAAAAAGAGTTTTAAGGGGTGTTGGATATTTAAGAAAATATGATGTTGATTTCAATATACTTCTCACAATAAATAAATACAATGTAAAGCATGCGGTAAAAGTATTCAGATACTTGATAAATAAAGGCTTTTATTATGTTCAACTTATACCTGTCACCGACTTTAACGACAGGGGTGAGCCTTCAGCATATACTATAACACCCGATGAATACACAAATTTCATATGCACGATATTGAATGAGTGGATAAAGCTTGACAATCCGTCGGTATATGTAAATATAATCGATATTCTACTGCATTCTTATCTTGGATATAAGCCGCCTTATTGTGTATTTAACCGCTTATGTGATAAAATGATTACCGTCGATTATAACGGTGATGTATATCCATGTGATTTTTTTGCCGAGGAGAAATATAAAATAGGTAATATAATGGAATCCGACATAAATGATATGTTCAAAATGCAAAGTTATAAAAGTTATATCGGGAATATGCATGCACTGCCTGATGAATGCAAGGTATGCAGATGGTTTTTTACCTGCCATGGAGGATGCATGAGGCATATGGACGTATTCAAAAAGGGCGTTAAGGAAAATTATTTTTGCCGGTCATATAAAAAAATATTTGAGTATTATTTTGATACTTTTAACCGGGTTAAAAACAGCCCACGGAATAGTAATTTAAGAAATTTTTTGTTATCATTGCAGGAATAG